GCAACCGCTTCCGGCCGGGGGAAGGACCGCCGCCCGCTGAAGAGGTGGCGACGGCGTCACGGGTGAGAGACGCCTTGCGCGCGCGCACGTCGGCGCTTGTGGGGCCAGAGACGGTCGTGCTGCTCCCCTCCACGTTCACCGTGCCGCCCCCGGTGGAAACGCCCCTCGATGCGCTGACGCGCGTCGAGCTGCTGTCCATTGCGTGCGGCTGCCTCGCGAGCCTCACCGGACTGCCCCAGGTGACGGCCCCCTGGGCCAGTGCAAACGGGCTCCCTGTGGGCGTGTCGCTTCTGGGCCCCCAGAACGGCGACGAGGGCCTGCTGGCCCTCGTGCGCGAGATCGATGAGGCGCTGGACGCATCTACGCCATCGCCGTGAAGCCCAGGCTCTGGGGAATGTCGCCCGGCGTGCCGACCACAGTGCCTGCTTCCTCGGGGTGCACCATGTGCTTGATGTAGGCGTCGAGCAGACGGGTCATCGGTTTGCCGCCCCCCTTGGCCTCCGCCTCGGCGATGCGCTTGAAGAGATTTTCGACATACGCTTCCTGCGGAGAGACCTGCGCGGTGCTGTCAGCAGACGCGGGTGCCGTGATGGCGCTCTCGGTGACGGGGGTGCCGCCGATGGCCTCCTGCGCATCGTCGGAGAGGCTCACGAGATCGTGGGTCGCCGACCCCAGAAGTCCCTGGGCCAGGGCCACCGCGCTGGTAAGGTCGAGCGGCGTGCTCGAGGCAGCGGGCGCGGCCTGCTTCTGCACGTCGTGATTCTTCTCTTTGTGGCCACCGCTGAGCAGCTGGCTCACCAGACCGATGCCCATCATCGCAACGTTCAGTCCACTGATCGGATCCATGATTGCCGTCCTCCTCGTTCGTCGCGCTTCAGCACGACCTCACACGCCCATCATAGGTGCGGCGTGTGAACGCGAAGAGATGATTCGATGAACAGGGTGTTGCGCCGATGTGAACAGACCCGTCACAGATGCAAACATCTTGCGACGCGATGTGAACACGCCCGCTTCGCACAGGTCGCGCAGCGACCGCAACACCCCTGGGCGACGCGCTCAGGAAGCGACGGTGACCCCCTGCTGCAGGCTCGACAGCGCCTGCGCAAGCGCAGAGGCCTGCTCCTGACCCGCAAGCAGATGCAGCAAGGCTGAAGCGCTTCCCTCGACCTGCATCACCTCGAGACCGGCGCGACGCAAGGCGTCGAGGTCGACCTGCTTGTCGTCTGCTAGGCGCACGCGGACACGGGTGAGCGCGATGGCCTCGACCTCACGCAGGTTGCTCGCACCGCCCAGCAGATCGGCCACCACCCGAGCGCGCGCACGCACGGCCTCGGTGACCACCGCCACGGCGGGAGCCGTGTCCTTCGGCGAGGGGTCTTGCAGGGCGACGGGCGCAGCCCCTCCCCCCTGCTTGATGATGAGCTCGATGTCGGTCTTGAGGTTCTCGGACATGGTGCCGAAGATGGCCTGCAGGCCGTTCCCCACCACCATGACGCCTGCGGCCCCGAGCGCCTTGAGCTGTTCCGGGCTGGCCTTCGACATGTCGTTCAGCCCCACGCGCAGGCGCGTGATGCAGGCATCGAGGTTGCTCAGGTTCCCCGCCCCGCCCAGGGCGGCGAGCACCCGCGCCGCCAGGCTGCCCTGCTCGGCGGCGCCAGTCGTCGCGGCGACCGTCTCGTCTTCACGTCCCGGCGTCTTGAGATCGAAGGTGTTGATGGCCCATCGGAACAGGCCGTAGTACACGAGGCCATAGACCGGGCCCAGCACCAGCACCACCCACGGGCGGGTGTCGATGGCGTAGTAGAGGGCGTAGTCGATGAAGCCCTGCGAGAAGGTGAACCCCATGTGGGTGCCGGCGAGCTGCATCACGAGAAACGCCGTGCCCGCGAGAACGGCGTGCGCCACATAGAGCACCGGTGCCAGGAACATGAAGGCGAACTCGATGGGCTCGGTGATGCCGGTCAGGAACGACGTGAGCGCGGCCGAGATCATGATGCCGTACACCTCGGCGCGCCGCCCCGGCTTCGCGCAGTGCCAGATCGCGATGGCGGCGGCCGGAAGGCCCCACATCTTGAACAGGTATCCGCCGCCGAGGATGCCCGCGGTCGGATCGCCTTTGAAGAAACGGGTGATGTCGCCGTGCACCACCTCAGTCGTGCCCGGCACCGAATAGCTCCCCATCTGGGTGAAGAAGGGCACGTTCCAGATGTGGTGCAGTCCGAACGGGATGAGCAGGCGCTCGACGAATCCGTAGAGAGTGACCGCAGCACTCGGGTTGTTGTAGGCCGCGTAGTCGGCGGCCGACTGGATGGCCGCCTGCACGGGCGGCCAGACGAAGCTGAGCCCGAGCCCCGTGAAGACGGCGGCGAAGGCCGTGGCGATGGGCACGAAGCGCTTGCCGGCAAAGAAGCCGAGATAGGGGGGCAGGGTGATGCGGAAGTAGCGATTGAACAGCGCCGCGGCGATGGCGCCGATCAAGATGCCTCCGAACACGCCCGTGTCGAGCGACGCGATGCCCATGATGGGCTTCGTGTCGAGATGACGGAAGGTCGCCATCACTCCCAGCGACCCCAGCATGACCACATAGCCCACCACTGCGGCCAGGGCCGACACCCCATCGTTGCCGGTGAGCCCCAGGGCCACGCCGATGGCGAAGATGAGCGGGAGGTTGCCGAAGATGGCGCCCCCCGCGTCGGCCATGACCTTGCTCAAGAGCGCGGGCATCCACGAGAACTTCGCGCTGCCCACACCCAGCAGGATGCCGGCAGCCGGCAGCACCGACACCGGGAGCATGAGCGACTTTCCGATCTGCTGCAGCAGGCCGAACGCCTTCTTGAACATCAGCGCACCTCCTCCGAACCCGTCGCCACCGAGTCTACCGCCAGCGCGCGCACGGCCGCCGCCGACTCGGCCACGAGCGCCTGCTCGGCAACGCGGGCGCAGCCCTCGAGGGCGAGACCGCGCACCACGTCCTTGATGGCGGGAATGGACGGCACCGCTACGCTCAGCTCATCGACCGGCGGCCATCTTGATGAGCCGAAGCACGGCCGGATGCAGCGCATCGGCCATGGAAGCGATGCGCGGATGCCCGCGATCGACGGCCAGGGCGTACTGGGTGAGATCGTTGGTTCCCACAGAGAAGAAATCCGCTTCCCGAGCCAGCGCATCGGCATTGAGCGCGGCGGCGGGCACCTCGATCATGATGCCGAGGGGCACCGGCGGCACCCCGAGCGACGCACGTTCCTCTTCGAAGATGACACGGGCGCGGCGCAGCTCGTCGACATTGGTGACCATGGGCAGCATGACGTGCACCGCCGCGAGATCGGCCGCGCGCAGGATGGCGCGGAGCTGGGTGCGCAGCAGCTCGGGGCGGTTCAGGCAGAGGCGCAGGCCGCGCTCGCCCAGGAACGGGTTCTCCTCGGCACCCACGGGAAGGTACGGCAGCGGCTTGTCGCCCCCCACGTCGAGGGTGCGGATGACAAGACGTCGCTCCTTCCCCAGCGCTGCGGCCACCGCGCGATAGGCCTCGGCCTGCTCGTCTTCAGACGGGGCGGCATCGCGTCCCATGAAGAACACCTCGGAGCGCAGCAGGCCAACACCTTCCGCACCGCTGTTCACCGCGGGCGCGGCCTCTTCCACCGTGCCGATGTTGGCCGCCACCTCGATCGACCGCCCATCGCGCATACGCGCCGGCTCGGCCGCGCGCGACCGCGCCGCCTCGCGGCGCGCCTGCTGCTCGACAATGGTCGCACGAACACGCGACACCTCGTCTTCGGATGGATCGACGCGCAGCGTCCCGGCGCTGCCGTCGAGGGCCACGAGCGAACCATCGGCGAGCCCACAGGCACGCGGGTCGATGGCCACCACCGCCGGCAGATCGAGGGAGCGCGCGAGGATGGCCACATGAGACGTGGGACCGCCGTGCAGCGTCGCAAAGCCCAGCACCCGCGAGCGGTCGAGGGTCGCGGTGTCGGTGGGGGTGAGGTCTTCAGCGATGAGGATGCACTGATCGGGCAGCGCGAACGGCCCGTCACCTCCCCCCGTGATGATGCGCAGAACGCGGTCGCGCACGTCGCGCACATCGATGGCGCGCTGCGCCAGCAGTGGGTTGGAGAGGGCCGCCAACGACTCGGCCAGGTCATCACACGCGCGACGCCACGCAAACCCGGCGCTCTTGCCGCGCGCGAGCAGAGCGCTCACCTGCTCGGCAAGGTCCGGATCATCGACGAGCTCGCGATGGGCCGCAAAGATCGCCGCAGACGCGG
The nucleotide sequence above comes from Pseudomonadota bacterium. Encoded proteins:
- a CDS encoding PTS glucose transporter subunit IIBC, coding for MFKKAFGLLQQIGKSLMLPVSVLPAAGILLGVGSAKFSWMPALLSKVMADAGGAIFGNLPLIFAIGVALGLTGNDGVSALAAVVGYVVMLGSLGVMATFRHLDTKPIMGIASLDTGVFGGILIGAIAAALFNRYFRITLPPYLGFFAGKRFVPIATAFAAVFTGLGLSFVWPPVQAAIQSAADYAAYNNPSAAVTLYGFVERLLIPFGLHHIWNVPFFTQMGSYSVPGTTEVVHGDITRFFKGDPTAGILGGGYLFKMWGLPAAAIAIWHCAKPGRRAEVYGIMISAALTSFLTGITEPIEFAFMFLAPVLYVAHAVLAGTAFLVMQLAGTHMGFTFSQGFIDYALYYAIDTRPWVVLVLGPVYGLVYYGLFRWAINTFDLKTPGREDETVAATTGAAEQGSLAARVLAALGGAGNLSNLDACITRLRVGLNDMSKASPEQLKALGAAGVMVVGNGLQAIFGTMSENLKTDIELIIKQGGGAAPVALQDPSPKDTAPAVAVVTEAVRARARVVADLLGGASNLREVEAIALTRVRVRLADDKQVDLDALRRAGLEVMQVEGSASALLHLLAGQEQASALAQALSSLQQGVTVAS